One window of the Triticum dicoccoides isolate Atlit2015 ecotype Zavitan chromosome 3B, WEW_v2.0, whole genome shotgun sequence genome contains the following:
- the LOC119279450 gene encoding uncharacterized protein LOC119279450, with protein MANVNQVADPVALPLVPCPDCGKQVVTFVARRGQFEGERFYKCRNHNPGRGGCDFYRWQEAYAGHLAGLGPAAPPLAQVNPGENEVVPAIEGGQMQPADGAAGQQNRAPDGSQLPSAASGVAGSHIRAGDVGRRQISFTLNAASINLVVSLGNMDICICILVLLVCSTMMRAFD; from the exons ATGGCGAACGTCAATCAAGTTGCAGATCCGGTCGCGCTGCCTTTAGTTCCTTGCCCGGACTGTGGAAAGCAGGTGGTGACGTTCGTGGCGAGGCGCGGCCAGTTCGAGGGTGAGAGGTTCTACAAGTGCCGCAATCACAAT CCGGGAAGAGGAGGATGCGATTTCTACAGGTGGCAAGAAGCATATGCGGGACACCTGGCTGGGCTTGGACCGGCGGCACCTCCGCTGGCGCAAGTCAATCCAGGCGAAAATGAGGTAGTTCCAGCAATTGAAGGTGGTCAGATGCAGCCGGCGGACGGCGCGGCGGGGCAGCAGAACAGGGCACCGGATGGATCGCAGCTGCCGTCGGCGGCAAGTGGCGTTGCTGGATCTCATATCCGAGCGGGGGATGTTGGTCGACGTCAGATCTCCTTCACTCTCAATGCCGCATCTATCAATCTTGTGGTGTCTCTTGGGAATATGGACATCTGCATCTGCATCCTTGTACTGCTAGTGTGTTCCACGATGATGCGTGCGTTTGATTAG
- the LOC119275451 gene encoding peptide-N4-(N-acetyl-beta-glucosaminyl)asparagine amidase A-like, protein MAEHFAQVLLLFLLLAITSLPISMASLHKLRLSASEVAAIEERAPPPPDQPTTFFEVDRPHRPPPGSFGPCSTVLLSHSFAYTYTKPPVTAAYSPPPCLAAAGGHASLISLAVLEWRAACRGVQYDRIFGVWLGGAELLRGCTAEPRRNGIEWSVSKDITKYASLLAARNPSTLAVYLGNVVDEQYTGVYHANLTLHLYFRHPPQPPQPGLGPADVIVPVSRSLPLNDGLWFQIQNGEDVGSASLAVPTNAYRAVLEVYLSYHAHDEFWYTNTIGSNGPFREVTVSIDGDLVGAVWPFPVIYTGGINPLLWRPITGIGSFNLPSYDIEITPFLEKLLDGKAHEFGLSVTNAKDAWFIDANLHLWLDPRGAPTTASTTSYDAPPLDSTTAFRPDGPGTEFYYTTAFRRISATGWVQTPSYGKITATWTQRLSYDNTNEVEGDSQQVVNQTTEAYSGVHVTDRGGIAYSQEAQQSFRLDVFVGVVNEAFNGSYTVARDVRLGFAEERVAAGRAGFFCSRSLSNAQECAVNVDVDDEGDVVGVSSGTRQNYRYEATDGCYSRDVASSGYGIVSDRSDEVCVKGSFPSGVGAVASPALARRTSS, encoded by the coding sequence ATGGCCGAGCACTTCGCACaagttctcctcctcttcctcctgctAGCCATCACTTCCCTTCCGATCTCCATGGCTTCGCTTCACAAGCTCCGTCTCTCAGCCTCCGAAGTTGCCGCGATCGAGGAGCGCGCGCCGCCTCCGCCGGACCAGCCCACCACCTTCTTCGAGGTGGACCGGCCGCACCGGCCACCGCCGGGCAGCTTCGGCCCATGCTCGACCGTGCTTCTCTCACACTCCTTCGCTTACACCTACACCAAGCCCCCGGTCACGGCCGCCTACtccccgccgccgtgcctcgccgcCGCGGGCGGGCACGCCTCGCTGATCTCCCTTGCCGTTCTTGAGTGGCGAGCCGCCTGCCGGGGCGTCCAGTACGATcgcatcttcggagtctggctcggCGGCGCCGAGCTCCTCCGCGGCTGCACGGCTGAGCCACGAAGAAACGGCATCGAGTGGTCCGTGTCCAAAGATATCACCAAGTACGCGTCCCTCCTCGCCGCCCGCAACCCCTCCACCCTCGCCGTATACCTCGGCAATGTCGTCGACGAGCAGTACACCGGCGTGTACCACGCCAACCTCACGCTACACCTCTACTTCCGCCACCCGCCGCAGCCTCCGCAGCCCGGGCTGGGTCCCGCCGACGTCATCGTCCCCGTCTCGCGGAGCCTCCCTTTGAACGACGGCCTATGGTTCCAGATCCAGAACGGCGAGGACGTTGGGTCAGCGAGCCTCGCCGTGCCGACCAACGCCTACCGTGCCGTCCTCGAGGTGTACCTCTCGTACCACGCCCACGATGAGTTCTGGTACACCAACACGATCGGCAGCAACGGCCCCTTCCGCGAGGTCACCGTCAGCATCGACGGGGATCTCGTCGGCGCCGTCTGGCCGTTCCCGGTCATCTACACCGGCGGCATTAACCCCCTCCTCTGGCGCCCGATCACGGGGATCGGCTCGTTCAATCTCCCGTCTTACGATATCGAGATCACGCCTTTCTTGGAAAAATTGTTGGACGGCAAGGCGCACGAGTTTGGCCTGTCAGTGACCAACGCCAAGGACGCGTGGTTCATCGACGCCAACCTACACCTCTGGCTGGACCCCAGGGGAGCGCCGACGACAGCGAGCACCACCAGCTACGACGCGCCACCGCTGGACAGTACCACAGCGTTCCGGCCCGACGGCCCCGGCACCGAGTTCTACTACACGACGGCGTTCCGGCGCATCTCTGCCACGGGGTGGGTGCAAACGCCGTCCTACGGCAAGATCACGGCAACGTGGACGCAGAGGCTCAGCTACGACAACACGAACGAGGTCGAGGGCGACAGCCAGCAGGTGGTGAACCAGACGACCGAAGCGTACTCCGGCGTGCACGTCACGGACCGCGGCGGCATCGCGTACTCGCAAGAGGCGCAACAGAGCTTCCGGCTCGACGTGTTCGTGGGCGTGGTGAACGAGGCGTTCAACGGCTCGTACACGGTGGCGAGAGACGTCCGGCTGGGGTTCGCCGAGGAGAGGGTCGCCGCCGGCCGCGCGGGGTTCTTCTGCTCTCGGTCGCTTAGCAACGCGCAGGAGTGCGCTGTGAACGTGGACGTGGACGACGAAGGGGACGTGGTCGGGGTGTCGTCGGGCACGAGGCAGAACTACAGGTACGAGGCGACCGACGGGTGCTACTCCCGGGACGTGGCCAGCAGCGGTTATGGCATAGTCTCAGACCGCTCCGACGAGGTTTGCGTGAAGGGGTCGTTTCCTTCCGGTGTCGGCGCCGTGGCATCGCCGGCTTTGGCGCGTCGGACGAGCTCGTGA